The following is a genomic window from Meiothermus sp. CFH 77666.
AGCTGGCCGGGCGGGGCGGGGCCTGCTTGCTGCAAACCCCCGAGCGGGCCTTCGAGCTGGTGCGGGCCATGCGCCAGGGAACCCGGCTCGAGGTCAGCGCCAAGATGCGCCTGGGCTGGGACGAAGACCGGAGCCTGGAGATTGCCCAGGGCCTCGAGGCCGCCGGGGTGGCCCTCCTCACCGTGCATGGCCGTACCAGCCGCCAGCGCTACGAGGGCCAGGCCAACTGGGAGGCCATAGGCCGGGTGGCGGAGGCCGTGCGGGTGCCGGTGCTGGGCTCGGGCGACGTAACCACCCCCGAGCAGTTCCACACGTGCCTCCAGACCGGGGTGGCCGGGGTGATGATTGGCCGCGGAGCGGTGGGCAACCCCTGGATTTTTCGCCAAATCGCCTCCAGGGTACCGGCCCCGTCCCTCCCGGAGCGCATACAGACCGCGCTGCGCCACGCCGAGCTAAATGTGCAGTGGTACGGCGAGTTTCACGGCCTCCGTCAGCTTCGCAAGGTGCTCTACCGGTATTTCCCGGCCAACCCGGAGCTGCACCCGGTGCTCAAGCAGGTGTCTACCCTGAAAGAACTGAAGCAAGCCCTGCTCAGCGCAGGATGCCCTGTAGCATCTGTGCCACCGAACGATCCAGGATACCCGGAATGCGGGCGCTAAGCCCCAAATCCACACTCACGCCGCCCACGCCCGGCAGTCCCGAGAGCGCAAGCCGCAGCTCGCCTCGGTTGCGTCCGTTGGGGCCCAAGCCCAGGTTGAAAGCACTCTCGGCCACGCTGCGCCCGCCGATCAGAACGCGCAGGGGGCCTTCCAGGGTGAAGCCGATGGGGTTGGGGTTCTCCACCTCCAGCACCAGCCGGATGGCCAGCCCATCCAGGCGAATCTCGGCCAGCCGAATGGTCGGGAGCTGGAAGGCAAACTGAATGCGCACATCGCGGTCTACCAGGGTCACGGGCCCAATCGGTACCACCGCCGGGCCCAGTTGAACCCGCAGCTCACCCAACAAACGGAAGCGGGTGTTCTGCCCACTCACCAGGCTGGCCAGTGCCCGCGTACCCTCCACAATAGGCACCACCAGCCGGGTGCTGGCGTCGCGGCTGGCCCCCGAGGGGATTTCCAGGGCAGGCAGGGTCAGGCGAAACTGCGAACCGCCCAACTCTGCCGTTACGGTGCTGTCCAGCAAGGGCAGGGTGAAGCCGTTGGGGTTGGTCAGGCGCAGGCGCACGTCGAACTCGCCCCGCCCGCTGAAAGGGTCAATCGAGACCAGACTGAACTGCAAAAGCTCTACCTGCGGCGCCTGGGGCCGCACGGCCTGCGGTACGCAAGCCCCGAGTATCAAGGCCAGACCCCACAATGCCCATACCAAAACACGTTTCATGATTGCCTCCACCACGAGCTTACCGGATGCGGGTTCCTGATGCTGGGTTATTTCCTTTAGAACCCCTTAACCCACCGTCCAGCCCCGGGCCCGGAACTCTTCCAGGATGGGCTTGAAGGCGGGCCAGACCGGGCTTTCGCTGGGGTAGGGAGGGCGGGGGTAGCCCCCAGGCAGACCCAGATGGCGCAGGGCCTGCTTGAGCAGCACAAAACCGCCCTGGGCCAGCACCCGGCCAAAGGGTTCTACCTCGGCTTGCAGGGCCTGGGCCTCGGCGACCTTGCCGGCCTGCCAGAGCGTGAGCATCTCTTTGTACGGCTTGGGGGCCAGGTTGGAAACCGCCAGGATGCCCCCCTTGGCGCCCAGCCCCAGGGCCCCCAGGAAGGTGGGGGCATGGCCGGTGTAGAGCTCGAGGGCCAGTTTTTGCGAAGCATAAAAGGCCATGCGGGCCAGTTCCCCGCTCGAGTCTTTGAGGCCCCCAATGTTGGGGTGCTTGGCCAGCTCGGCCACTACCGGCAGGGGCAGCGGGGCTTTGGTGTTTGCGGGCACATGGTAGAGCCAGACCTCGGCCTTGCCCATATCGGCAATGCCCCCAAAGTAGCGCAACAGTCCATCGTTGCCCAGGTTGGCCTCGTAGTAGCGGGGAGGTGTGACCAGCACCTTAGCACCCAGGCTCTCGGCTTCGCTCAGGGCAATGGCCGCCTGGGCCAGGGTCTCTTCCATTAAGCCCACCATGGCAGGCTTCCGGGGGGTCTGGATGGCCAGGCCCGCAGCCCGTTCCTCGCGGGTCAGGTGGACGCCTTCGCCGTTGGAACCGTAAAACAGCAGCCCATCCACATGGGGTTCGATGGCCTGGGCAAGGTCGCGGAAGGCTTCTGCATCGAGGTGGCCGGTCTGGTCGAAGGGGGTGGGGAGGGGAGGGATGATCATAGTCGGCTTTTTCCTTGTGACAAAACCAGGTGATTCTATCGCATCGCAGGTCTCGAGGGCCAAGTGCCAAGGGCCATCGGGCAGGCTCTTATCATTTGCGGACATCGTTGTTGCGACCCCTCACCCGTTGACGCTGGGTTACCGTCAGAAATGCTTTATTCGGCAAAATCAGCACCAAACTGGCCAGCGGTGTCGCCACCCCTACCCGCAAGGGGAGAGGGAAAGGGGAAAACGAAAAAAGCCTGGGCCATTGGGCTTTTATCACAACCCTCGGATTAGCTTGAGCAGAGCCTGGGGATTCGCTGAGAACTTTCTAGCCGAGCGCAACACGGGCCACAGGAGGCTCAGAATCCGCAAGCACATCGGCTTCACCGCCCCCTTTCGGCTGCTTGAGACACCCTCTCCCACGCCGTATCTCGCTGGTGGTGTAAGCGGTTCTCCACCTCCCTTGAGTACCGGCGTCGGCCGGGCCCGATGGCCCTTTACTGTGTCCTGGCCACAGGGTATACAGTCGGTACGCCCTAACCCCTTCTGCCTGCTTAACCGTTCCTGCGGTATGCAAAGTTTTCAAACAAAGTATGGTACAAACCTTCCTTTCTACCTCCTTGGGCCTTCAAGTAAAGACGGTATGAGGGGCTTTCGGTAGCTAGGAGCACTCAGGCCAACCGGGCCTCGAGGCTAATTTCCGGAACTGCCGCCAGGGCTTTGGAGATGGGGCACTTGGTCTTGGCCTCTTGAGCTAGCTCCTGAAACTTGTTCGCGTCAATACCGGGCACCTTGGCCACCAAATGCAGCTCGATTTTAGTGATGGTAGGGCCCTCGCCCAGGTGTACCCTGGCCGTGGCGTTCAGTTCTTCGGGTGGGGTGTTGTTGTTGGTGAGCAAAGCTGAAAGAAACATGGCGTAGCAGCCTGCATGGGCTGCCCCAATCAGTTCCTCGGGGTTGGTTCCGCTGGCATCGGCAAACCTCGAGGCCCAGGTGTAAGGGCCTTCGTACACCCCACTTTCCAGCTTCAGGTGGCCCCGGCCTTCCTTCAGCGTACCTTTCCAGACCGCGTTGGCTGTGCGTATAGGCATAGCATGGCTC
Proteins encoded in this region:
- a CDS encoding tRNA-dihydrouridine synthase family protein, whose product is MTTTTTPKTAFYRERLQSARAVLAPMAGYTDAPFRRLALEHGAAWTVSEMVLARGLLAGERKSTELGAPYPGEPNLVVQLFGDDPDVLCEAAAKAEALFSPVAIDLNMGCPAPKLAGRGGACLLQTPERAFELVRAMRQGTRLEVSAKMRLGWDEDRSLEIAQGLEAAGVALLTVHGRTSRQRYEGQANWEAIGRVAEAVRVPVLGSGDVTTPEQFHTCLQTGVAGVMIGRGAVGNPWIFRQIASRVPAPSLPERIQTALRHAELNVQWYGEFHGLRQLRKVLYRYFPANPELHPVLKQVSTLKELKQALLSAGCPVASVPPNDPGYPECGR
- a CDS encoding dihydrodipicolinate synthase family protein, whose product is MIIPPLPTPFDQTGHLDAEAFRDLAQAIEPHVDGLLFYGSNGEGVHLTREERAAGLAIQTPRKPAMVGLMEETLAQAAIALSEAESLGAKVLVTPPRYYEANLGNDGLLRYFGGIADMGKAEVWLYHVPANTKAPLPLPVVAELAKHPNIGGLKDSSGELARMAFYASQKLALELYTGHAPTFLGALGLGAKGGILAVSNLAPKPYKEMLTLWQAGKVAEAQALQAEVEPFGRVLAQGGFVLLKQALRHLGLPGGYPRPPYPSESPVWPAFKPILEEFRARGWTVG
- a CDS encoding OsmC family protein, which translates into the protein MPIRTANAVWKGTLKEGRGHLKLESGVYEGPYTWASRFADASGTNPEELIGAAHAGCYAMFLSALLTNNNTPPEELNATARVHLGEGPTITKIELHLVAKVPGIDANKFQELAQEAKTKCPISKALAAVPEISLEARLA